One window from the genome of Pseudomonas frederiksbergensis encodes:
- a CDS encoding coniferyl-alcohol dehydrogenase gives MKLDNKIVLVTGVSSGIGAATASLLRAHGAKVIGVDLKAPHMTLDGFVQGDLSSAENIDRLLPQLPARLDSLCNIAGVPGTANPQLLARVNYFGLRHLSQALLPRINAGGSIVNIASILGAEWPLRLEQHKALAGIDGFAAGQAWLAEHPVPAPTCYQYFKEALIVWTYVQAQPWFLEHSVRMNSVAPGPVFTPILDDFVSMLGEARTQVDAHRMKRPAYADEVAAVIAFLCADESRWINGVNLPVDGGLASTYV, from the coding sequence ATGAAACTCGACAACAAGATTGTGCTGGTGACCGGCGTCTCGTCGGGCATCGGCGCCGCCACGGCGAGCCTGCTGCGTGCCCACGGCGCAAAGGTGATTGGTGTGGACCTCAAGGCGCCGCACATGACCCTGGACGGTTTTGTCCAGGGCGATCTGAGCAGCGCCGAGAACATCGACCGGCTGCTGCCGCAGCTACCCGCACGGTTGGACAGCCTGTGCAACATTGCCGGGGTGCCGGGCACCGCAAACCCGCAACTGCTGGCGCGGGTCAACTACTTTGGATTGCGCCACTTGAGCCAGGCGTTGCTGCCACGCATCAACGCGGGCGGCAGCATCGTCAACATCGCCTCGATCCTCGGTGCCGAGTGGCCGTTGCGCCTGGAACAGCACAAGGCGCTGGCAGGCATCGACGGTTTTGCCGCCGGCCAAGCCTGGCTGGCCGAACACCCCGTACCGGCCCCGACCTGCTACCAATACTTCAAGGAAGCCTTGATCGTCTGGACCTACGTCCAGGCCCAACCCTGGTTCCTGGAGCATTCGGTGCGGATGAACAGCGTCGCGCCAGGCCCGGTCTTCACACCCATCCTCGACGACTTCGTGAGCATGCTCGGGGAGGCGCGGACCCAGGTCGATGCCCATCGCATGAAACGTCCGGCGTATGCCGATGAGGTGGCGGCGGTGATCGCTTTCCTGTGCGCCGACGAGTCGCGCTGGATCAACGGCGTCAACCTGCCAGTGGATGGTGGATTGGCGTCCACCTACGTCTGA
- a CDS encoding DUF1302 domain-containing protein → MDNLKDCFGFKQCALFLALCSTGAMVETVEAMQMDLGDSDWKLRWDNTIKYSQAWRLHGQDSRLTNAPTANGLYPSIQGQGDKNFSSGLVSNRLDLFSEMDLSRQNYGLRVSGAAWYDDIYNQDTDSSEQPHFLSKTRELHGRDAEILDAFVFLRGDLGDDSQGVARLGRHSLIYGESLFYGGNGIANAQGPTDVVKLLSVPGTQFKEILRPVNQISGQLQINPQLSVGAYYQFEWERSNLPGAGSYLSDADAIGYGSGPLREVFGNDTVNGGDLKPRNSGQGGMQIRFKPSGTELELGFYAAQYHDKAPIGLYAYLDGPAAAASGLPILGSYRQVYAEDIKTAGVSFSTAYGPFNFAGETSVRWNAPLVSNLQVVTPGMVADGGDNELFARGKTAHANLSAIYLLSPNAFWDGGSALAELAWNRTLSVTKNPAALDSNTTRDATALRVLMEPAYFQIIDGIDLTVPIGMGIVLDGRSSAVNKSGFGNTHSGDWSVGLKATYLQRWDVGLNYVNFFGAPKAGLREDGNFSYGQSLADRDFVSLYVKTSF, encoded by the coding sequence ATGGATAACCTCAAAGATTGCTTTGGTTTCAAGCAGTGCGCCCTGTTCCTGGCGTTATGCAGCACCGGTGCGATGGTCGAGACGGTCGAGGCCATGCAAATGGACCTGGGCGATTCCGACTGGAAACTGCGCTGGGACAACACCATCAAGTACAGCCAGGCCTGGCGGCTACACGGCCAGGACAGCCGCTTGACCAACGCGCCCACCGCCAACGGCCTGTACCCCTCGATCCAGGGCCAGGGCGATAAAAACTTCAGCAGCGGCCTGGTCTCCAATCGCCTGGACCTGTTCTCCGAAATGGACCTCAGCCGGCAAAACTACGGGCTGCGGGTCAGCGGCGCGGCCTGGTACGACGATATCTACAACCAGGACACCGACAGCAGCGAACAACCGCACTTTCTCAGCAAAACCCGCGAGCTCCATGGTCGCGACGCGGAGATTCTCGACGCGTTCGTGTTCTTGCGCGGAGACCTCGGTGACGACTCCCAAGGCGTGGCGCGGCTGGGACGGCACAGTCTGATCTATGGCGAAAGCCTGTTCTACGGCGGCAACGGCATCGCCAACGCCCAGGGCCCGACCGATGTGGTCAAGCTGCTCAGCGTGCCGGGTACTCAATTCAAGGAAATCCTGCGCCCGGTCAATCAGATCTCCGGGCAATTGCAGATCAACCCACAGCTGTCGGTGGGCGCCTACTACCAGTTCGAGTGGGAGCGTTCCAACCTGCCCGGCGCCGGCAGCTACTTGAGCGATGCCGATGCCATCGGGTACGGCAGTGGTCCGCTGCGCGAGGTGTTCGGCAACGACACGGTGAATGGCGGCGACCTGAAACCGCGAAACTCGGGGCAGGGCGGTATGCAGATCCGCTTCAAGCCAAGCGGCACCGAGCTGGAACTGGGGTTCTACGCGGCCCAGTATCATGACAAAGCCCCAATCGGCTTGTACGCCTATCTGGACGGGCCGGCCGCCGCAGCCAGCGGGTTGCCGATCCTGGGCTCCTATCGCCAGGTCTACGCCGAAGACATCAAGACCGCCGGCGTCAGCTTCTCCACCGCCTACGGTCCGTTCAACTTTGCCGGTGAAACGTCGGTGCGCTGGAACGCGCCGCTGGTGAGCAACCTGCAAGTGGTGACCCCCGGCATGGTGGCCGACGGTGGCGACAATGAGTTGTTCGCCAGGGGCAAGACCGCCCACGCCAACCTGTCGGCGATTTACTTGCTGTCGCCCAACGCGTTTTGGGATGGCGGCTCGGCCCTGGCCGAACTGGCCTGGAACCGCACCCTGAGCGTGACCAAGAACCCTGCCGCGCTGGACTCAAACACCACCCGCGATGCGACGGCGCTGCGGGTCCTGATGGAACCCGCGTACTTCCAGATCATCGACGGGATCGACCTGACCGTGCCCATCGGGATGGGGATCGTGCTCGATGGGCGCTCATCGGCGGTCAACAAATCCGGTTTCGGCAATACCCATTCCGGCGACTGGAGCGTCGGGCTCAAAGCCACCTATCTACAGCGCTGGGATGTCGGCCTCAACTACGTGAATTTCTTCGGCGCCCCGAAAGCCGGGCTGCGCGAGGACGGCAATTTCAGTTATGGACAATCGCTGGCCGACCGCGATTTCGTCTCGCTCTACGTGAAAACCTCATTCTAA
- a CDS encoding DUF1329 domain-containing protein, protein MQNTTFLNTCLLTLALTGMSLAQAAVLPEQAARLKTDLTPLGGERAGNADGSIPAWQGGYTQVAPGYKPGDKRPDPFAGEKPLYSIKASNMEQYAGELAEGTKLLLKKYPDYRLDVYPTHRSAAAPQWVYDNTSKNATRATLDVGSEKVSNAYGGIPFPIPENGAQVLWNYRLSWQGGDTISSPFDTWLMTAGGKKVQATRAQYTYQFPYYVEGGSLENYSGKYLLGKLFTELPSSKAGEGLMTHWDLDPGNRAAWQYLVGQRRVRRAPNIAYDTPDFVTSGVGLFDEAFMLFGPTDRYDLKLVGKKELLVAYNNNRAALAKSDDLVKANFLNPDLVRWEKHRVWVVEATLKSGKRHVVPRRTYYVDEDSWQILMADGYDAQGKLGRQMYSLTLLAPDLPALTAQVMWGSYNLDTGAYFLNSSSNDLTVQYQKVAKPSASYFTPDAMANENMR, encoded by the coding sequence ATGCAGAACACAACTTTCCTGAACACCTGCCTCCTAACCCTTGCGCTGACCGGCATGAGCCTGGCGCAAGCGGCGGTATTGCCTGAACAGGCCGCGCGCTTGAAAACCGACCTGACCCCCCTGGGTGGCGAGCGCGCCGGCAATGCCGATGGCAGCATTCCGGCCTGGCAGGGCGGCTACACTCAGGTCGCGCCCGGTTATAAACCAGGCGACAAACGCCCCGATCCTTTCGCCGGTGAGAAACCGCTGTATTCGATCAAGGCATCGAACATGGAGCAGTACGCCGGCGAACTGGCCGAAGGCACCAAGCTGTTGCTCAAGAAATACCCGGACTATCGCCTTGACGTGTACCCGACCCATCGCTCGGCGGCCGCGCCCCAGTGGGTGTATGACAACACCAGCAAGAACGCCACACGCGCCACCCTGGACGTGGGCAGCGAGAAGGTCTCCAACGCTTATGGCGGCATCCCGTTCCCGATTCCGGAAAACGGTGCGCAGGTGTTGTGGAACTATCGGTTGTCCTGGCAGGGCGGCGACACCATCAGCTCGCCTTTCGACACTTGGCTGATGACCGCCGGCGGCAAGAAAGTCCAGGCGACCCGAGCCCAGTACACCTACCAGTTTCCGTACTACGTCGAGGGCGGCAGCCTGGAAAATTATTCGGGCAAGTACCTGCTGGGCAAGCTGTTCACCGAGTTGCCGTCATCCAAGGCTGGCGAAGGCCTGATGACCCATTGGGACCTGGATCCGGGCAATCGGGCGGCCTGGCAGTACCTGGTCGGCCAACGTCGGGTTCGCCGCGCGCCCAACATTGCCTATGACACGCCTGACTTCGTGACCTCCGGCGTCGGTCTGTTCGACGAAGCGTTCATGCTGTTTGGCCCGACCGATCGTTATGACCTCAAGCTGGTGGGCAAGAAGGAGCTGCTCGTCGCCTACAACAACAACCGCGCCGCCCTGGCCAAGAGCGACGACCTGGTCAAGGCGAACTTCCTCAATCCTGATCTGGTGCGCTGGGAAAAACATCGGGTCTGGGTGGTCGAGGCCACGCTCAAATCCGGCAAGCGCCACGTCGTGCCGCGTCGCACTTACTACGTAGACGAGGATTCCTGGCAGATCCTGATGGCCGACGGTTATGACGCCCAGGGCAAGCTCGGCCGGCAAATGTATTCGTTGACGCTGCTGGCACCGGATCTGCCGGCCCTCACCGCGCAGGTGATGTGGGGCAGCTACAACCTCGATACCGGCGCCTATTTCCTCAACTCATCGAGCAACGACCTGACGGTCCAGTACCAGAAAGTCGCGAAGCCTTCGGCGTCCTATTTCACGCCGGATGCCATGGCCAACGAAAACATGCGCTGA
- a CDS encoding WD40/YVTN/BNR-like repeat-containing protein translates to MNVEKIFASRAPSRAICVLVLCLLASASLPVQATTLAVLQLPALPTTKAQRAVLLGLARAGERLVAVGERGIVLLSDDAGTSWRQAKVPVSVSLTAVQFVDAEQGWAVGHLGVVLHTQDGGETWQKQLDGERAIALAVQIAERDAQLPGGATHLEQARRMLADGPDKPFLDLYFRDRLHGYVVGAYSQIYRTDDGGRSWQPWMQHLDNPQGLNLYGIRAVGNDLLLVGERGLLLRSTDAGQSFQALESPYEGSFFGLLGTRDGALVAYGLRGNAWWSDDRGDSWRRLHTGTESTLASALELRDGGLLLASQSGEFLFSHDHGRSFDKRQSRSGGTVAAVQQAVDGSLASVGLSGVAADQDPRASGKP, encoded by the coding sequence ATGAACGTTGAAAAAATCTTTGCGAGCCGTGCTCCGTCAAGGGCGATCTGCGTCTTGGTGCTGTGTCTGTTGGCGAGCGCGTCCTTGCCTGTGCAGGCGACGACATTGGCGGTGCTGCAACTGCCGGCACTGCCGACCACCAAGGCCCAGCGTGCGGTATTGCTTGGGCTGGCCCGGGCCGGCGAGCGCCTTGTGGCGGTTGGCGAGCGCGGGATCGTGCTGCTTTCCGATGACGCCGGAACGAGTTGGCGCCAGGCCAAGGTGCCGGTCAGCGTCAGCCTGACGGCGGTGCAATTCGTCGACGCCGAGCAGGGCTGGGCGGTCGGTCACCTGGGCGTGGTGCTGCATACGCAGGACGGCGGCGAAACCTGGCAAAAGCAACTCGACGGCGAGCGTGCCATTGCCCTGGCGGTGCAGATCGCCGAGCGTGATGCCCAGCTACCTGGCGGTGCCACCCACTTGGAGCAGGCAAGGCGCATGCTGGCTGATGGACCGGACAAACCGTTTCTCGACCTGTATTTCAGGGATCGCCTGCACGGCTATGTCGTCGGCGCCTACAGCCAGATCTACCGCACCGATGATGGCGGGCGGAGCTGGCAGCCGTGGATGCAGCACCTGGACAACCCCCAGGGCTTGAACCTGTATGGCATCCGCGCCGTGGGCAACGATCTGCTGTTGGTGGGGGAGCGCGGCCTGCTGTTGCGTTCGACCGATGCCGGGCAGTCGTTCCAGGCCTTGGAGTCACCTTATGAAGGCAGCTTTTTTGGCCTGCTCGGCACCCGCGACGGGGCCTTGGTTGCCTATGGGCTGCGTGGAAACGCCTGGTGGTCCGACGATCGTGGCGACAGTTGGCGCCGCCTACACACCGGGACCGAATCGACGCTGGCGAGCGCCCTGGAACTGCGCGACGGCGGCCTGCTGTTGGCCAGCCAGAGCGGCGAGTTTCTCTTCAGTCATGACCACGGTCGCAGCTTCGACAAACGCCAGAGCCGCAGCGGCGGGACTGTCGCAGCCGTGCAACAGGCGGTCGACGGCAGCCTGGCCAGTGTCGGCTTGAGCGGCGTGGCGGCTGACCAGGATCCGCGCGCCTCGGGCAAACCATGA
- a CDS encoding efflux RND transporter permease subunit: protein MKDDKTQTVIGRQEDFDRTSGNFAERAIFNHRPLVVLLCLLVTLVLGWQATRIGINASYEKTIPTGHPYVANFLENRSELSGLGNSLRIAVEIRQGSVFTRDYLDTLAKLNDELYLLPGVDRPYMKSLWTPTTRWTAVTEEGLDGGTVIPDDYDGSAASIEQVRTNVARSGEVGQLVAGNFKSSVIFVPLLEINPQTGKALDYGEFSRQLEALRDKYQTEDLRIHITGFTKIVGDLIEGMTQVLLFFVVAVLVTVLVLFAYTRCARSTLVVVVCSLAAVLWQLGLLALLGYELDPYSALVPFLVFAIGMSHGAQKMNGIMQDIGRGTHRVVAARYTFRRLFAAGITALLCDAVGFAVLLLIDIRVIQDLAITASLGVAVLIFTNLILLPILLSYIGVSPAAAQRSLSAETTEQQAQIKHPLWRALDLFTQRRWAIGAMLTGLLLAAFGFAVSLHLKIGDLDPGAPELRADSRYNRDALFMTQNYAASSDIFVVMIKTPEDQCTRYASLSAVDALAWRLEQLPGVESTNSMAALSKIATAGYNEGNFKWYELIPNDGALGAVQTRAPRELFNQGCSMLSLYVYLADHKADTLNRVVEASEQFIAGHQLPEVKFMLAAGSAGIEAATNIVVKKSMGEMLFWVYGAVSLLCLLTFRSWRATLCAMLPLMLTSILCEALMVGLGMGVKVATLPVIALGVGIGVDYALYVLSVILARMRAGDTLAQAYYQSLLFTGKVVLLTGMTLAVAVSTWAFSPIKFQADMGILLAFMFLVNMLGALILLPALAWWLLPQEVFAKKPGLSRRERWVRG from the coding sequence TTGAAAGACGACAAAACCCAAACCGTGATCGGCCGCCAGGAAGACTTCGACCGGACGTCAGGTAACTTCGCCGAGCGGGCGATCTTCAACCATCGACCCCTGGTGGTCCTGCTGTGCCTGCTGGTGACCTTGGTGCTCGGTTGGCAAGCCACGCGCATCGGCATCAATGCCAGCTACGAGAAAACCATTCCCACCGGCCATCCCTACGTCGCCAACTTTCTGGAAAACCGCAGTGAGTTGAGCGGCCTGGGCAACTCGCTGCGCATCGCCGTGGAGATCAGGCAGGGCAGTGTCTTCACCAGGGATTACCTCGACACCCTGGCCAAGCTCAATGACGAGCTCTATTTGCTGCCAGGTGTCGACCGTCCTTACATGAAGTCGCTATGGACGCCGACCACGCGCTGGACCGCCGTGACCGAAGAAGGTCTGGACGGCGGTACGGTGATCCCTGACGACTACGATGGCTCGGCCGCCAGTATCGAGCAGGTGCGGACCAACGTGGCCCGCTCCGGGGAGGTCGGCCAATTGGTTGCCGGCAACTTCAAATCCAGCGTGATCTTCGTGCCGCTGCTGGAAATCAATCCGCAGACGGGCAAGGCGCTGGACTATGGCGAGTTTTCCCGACAATTGGAGGCGTTGCGGGACAAGTACCAGACCGAAGACTTGCGCATCCATATCACCGGCTTCACCAAGATCGTCGGCGATCTGATCGAGGGGATGACCCAGGTCCTGCTGTTCTTCGTGGTGGCGGTACTGGTGACGGTATTGGTGCTCTTCGCCTACACCCGTTGTGCACGCAGCACCCTGGTGGTGGTGGTTTGTTCGCTGGCGGCGGTGCTTTGGCAATTGGGCCTGCTGGCCTTGCTCGGTTATGAGCTGGACCCATATTCGGCGCTGGTGCCGTTTCTGGTGTTCGCCATTGGCATGAGCCATGGTGCGCAAAAGATGAACGGCATCATGCAGGACATCGGTCGCGGCACACATCGGGTGGTCGCTGCGCGCTACACCTTTCGCCGATTGTTCGCCGCGGGCATCACCGCCTTGCTGTGTGATGCGGTGGGCTTCGCCGTGCTGCTGCTGATCGACATCCGGGTGATCCAGGACCTGGCGATCACCGCCAGTCTCGGTGTCGCCGTGCTGATCTTCACCAACCTGATCCTGCTGCCGATCCTGCTCAGCTACATCGGCGTCAGCCCCGCGGCGGCGCAACGCAGCCTGAGTGCGGAAACCACCGAACAGCAGGCGCAGATCAAGCATCCGCTATGGCGTGCGCTCGATCTTTTCACCCAACGACGCTGGGCCATTGGTGCCATGTTGACGGGCTTGCTGCTGGCCGCGTTTGGGTTTGCCGTGAGCCTGCACCTGAAGATCGGTGACCTGGACCCCGGCGCCCCGGAGCTGCGTGCCGACTCGCGCTACAACCGCGATGCGCTGTTCATGACGCAAAACTATGCGGCGAGCTCGGACATCTTCGTGGTCATGATCAAGACCCCGGAAGACCAATGCACCCGTTACGCCAGCCTGTCGGCGGTGGATGCGCTGGCGTGGCGACTGGAGCAATTACCCGGTGTGGAATCGACCAACTCGATGGCGGCGCTGAGCAAGATCGCCACGGCCGGTTATAACGAGGGCAACTTCAAATGGTATGAACTGATCCCCAATGACGGTGCGCTGGGGGCCGTGCAAACCCGCGCGCCGCGAGAGCTGTTCAACCAGGGGTGTTCGATGCTGTCGCTGTACGTCTACCTGGCCGATCACAAGGCTGACACCTTGAACCGGGTGGTGGAGGCCAGCGAGCAGTTTATCGCCGGGCACCAACTGCCGGAGGTCAAGTTCATGCTGGCGGCCGGCAGCGCGGGAATCGAGGCGGCGACTAACATCGTCGTGAAGAAATCCATGGGCGAGATGCTGTTCTGGGTCTACGGTGCGGTCAGCCTGTTGTGCCTGCTGACTTTCCGCAGCTGGCGCGCGACGCTGTGCGCGATGCTGCCGCTGATGCTCACCTCGATCCTGTGCGAGGCGCTGATGGTGGGGTTGGGCATGGGCGTGAAAGTTGCCACGCTACCGGTCATTGCGCTGGGCGTGGGCATTGGCGTTGATTACGCGCTGTATGTGTTGAGCGTGATCCTCGCCCGGATGCGCGCCGGCGACACACTGGCCCAGGCGTATTACCAGTCGCTGCTGTTCACCGGCAAAGTGGTGTTGCTGACGGGTATGACGCTGGCTGTGGCGGTGTCGACCTGGGCTTTCTCGCCGATCAAGTTCCAAGCCGACATGGGCATCCTGCTGGCCTTCATGTTCCTGGTGAACATGCTCGGCGCGCTGATCCTGCTGCCGGCGCTGGCGTGGTGGTTGCTGCCGCAGGAGGTCTTCGCAAAAAAGCCTGGGCTGAGCCGGCGGGAGCGGTGGGTGAGGGGATGA